In [Leptolyngbya] sp. PCC 7376, a genomic segment contains:
- a CDS encoding 5-formyltetrahydrofolate cyclo-ligase, whose translation MNASKSDLRKYFLSERRSLSETDWRNLSEQLCQNLAQRLPFQDAQSILSYCTYRNEPDLNSLLSLPKHWGLPRCVGKDLAWHQYQPGDRLISGKYGITEPHPDLPLINLSTIDLILVPAVACTKSGDRLGYGGGFYDRFFATLTRKITTIGIVFNCCLAETLPTDSWDKTLDYVCTETDFYDCQ comes from the coding sequence ATGAACGCTTCAAAATCTGACCTCCGCAAATATTTTCTTTCGGAACGGCGATCGCTCTCCGAAACTGATTGGCGTAACTTGAGTGAGCAACTGTGCCAGAATCTTGCGCAACGGCTACCTTTTCAAGATGCCCAATCAATACTGAGTTATTGTACCTATCGTAATGAACCAGATTTAAACTCGCTATTGTCTCTCCCAAAACATTGGGGATTGCCTCGCTGTGTTGGTAAAGATTTAGCTTGGCATCAATATCAACCGGGCGATCGCCTCATTTCCGGTAAATATGGCATCACCGAACCCCATCCTGATTTACCATTAATCAATTTATCAACCATAGATTTAATTTTGGTTCCCGCTGTGGCTTGCACTAAAAGTGGCGATCGCCTCGGTTATGGTGGGGGATTTTATGACCGATTTTTTGCGACCCTCACCCGAAAAATCACGACCATTGGCATTGTATTTAATTGCTGTCTAGCCGAAACTTTGCCTACAGACTCTTGGGATAAAACATTGGATTATGTTTGTACCGAAACTGATTTTTACGATTGCCAATGA
- a CDS encoding helicase C-terminal domain-containing protein, which yields MSIIEAQVHQKLLQLSRQTEGDNWQHHLTLARLVARGLRLGRSALIQTRTGVGDYAASYLTPLLMSAEPVVLVTPPKLQQWLFTTEIPRLQTQLFTDKPVNIVTHLEKKPAGIALITPDDWLDSMLGDRSVVSVTTILNPVDDLWQWVQNHVRFNVTLADWETLQQQNPAQQDLIQTQYNHLKTHLLRRSPNPYHCHLLLDTELEQFSECLQLPTLPTPWQTLRQTLANSEAKPLCWAMLNRQDGSFSINVAPQKVSTLLKPLWEKQATLFIGGFLDTEKIAPTFRDQIGLDEDLTCVKFTPPRQQHQTQVYLPEKRLPLPNTPEFQGRLLAQLQRLARLSRNVKRPVVLLINDVPLQAQMGAALAAEFGSIVKVEQTNLEADSILICGWEFWQSLTNPLFYGQTLNFPLPQLMAIATLPLPSLENPLVAGRVAHYKAQRQDWFRLYLLPTALRELQRAIYPLHQDQSLIAILDNRINHRAYGQQILDALQPCSYCNYLDPSWFGCW from the coding sequence TTGTCCATTATCGAGGCTCAGGTTCACCAAAAATTATTGCAGCTTTCCCGTCAAACTGAGGGGGATAATTGGCAACACCATTTAACCTTAGCGCGTTTGGTGGCAAGAGGTTTACGACTTGGGCGCTCTGCACTGATTCAAACTCGAACAGGGGTAGGAGATTATGCAGCGAGTTATCTGACTCCCCTACTCATGAGCGCCGAACCGGTGGTATTGGTCACGCCTCCAAAACTCCAACAATGGCTCTTCACAACAGAAATTCCTCGACTACAGACTCAACTATTCACCGACAAACCAGTTAATATCGTCACCCATCTCGAAAAAAAGCCTGCTGGTATTGCCTTAATTACGCCGGATGATTGGCTCGACTCGATGCTTGGCGATCGCTCAGTTGTTTCCGTCACAACAATCCTCAATCCCGTCGATGATCTCTGGCAATGGGTGCAAAACCATGTGCGGTTCAATGTCACCCTTGCGGACTGGGAAACGCTCCAACAACAAAACCCAGCCCAACAAGATCTCATTCAGACACAATATAACCACCTCAAAACCCACCTTCTGCGGCGATCGCCGAACCCATACCATTGTCATTTGCTCCTAGACACAGAACTTGAACAATTTAGCGAATGCCTACAACTGCCAACCCTACCGACACCTTGGCAAACCCTACGACAAACCCTCGCCAACTCAGAGGCCAAACCCCTATGTTGGGCAATGCTCAATCGTCAAGATGGATCATTTTCTATTAACGTTGCGCCTCAAAAAGTATCGACTCTACTCAAGCCCCTCTGGGAAAAGCAAGCCACATTATTTATTGGTGGGTTTCTCGACACCGAAAAAATTGCGCCAACTTTCCGTGACCAAATCGGTTTAGACGAAGATTTAACTTGCGTGAAATTTACGCCACCCCGCCAGCAACACCAAACTCAAGTTTATCTACCTGAAAAACGTCTCCCACTGCCCAATACACCGGAATTTCAAGGAAGACTTTTAGCGCAACTGCAACGATTGGCACGCCTAAGCCGCAATGTTAAGCGCCCAGTGGTACTTCTAATCAATGACGTTCCTCTCCAAGCACAAATGGGAGCCGCCCTCGCCGCTGAATTTGGCAGTATCGTCAAAGTAGAACAAACAAACCTCGAAGCTGACAGCATTTTGATTTGTGGCTGGGAGTTTTGGCAATCGCTAACCAATCCCCTCTTCTATGGTCAAACTCTTAATTTTCCATTGCCACAATTAATGGCGATCGCCACATTACCCCTCCCATCCCTCGAAAATCCTCTGGTTGCTGGACGCGTTGCCCATTACAAAGCCCAACGCCAAGATTGGTTTCGGCTCTATCTATTGCCCACCGCCCTTAGAGAACTCCAACGCGCCATTTATCCCCTCCACCAAGACCAGAGTCTCATCGCCATCCTCGACAATCGCATCAACCATCGTGCCTACGGCCAACAAATCCTCGATGCTCTCCAGCCTTGTTCCTATTGCAATTACCTCGATCCAAGTTGGTTTGGATGCTGGTGA
- a CDS encoding DUF3750 domain-containing protein: MIFNLNKSNPKQFPNNDLYRYVSRPNSNTYAKWILNRADVTFPTIPKAIGQYYRYVFGDWHKS; this comes from the coding sequence ATAATATTTAATTTAAATAAATCCAACCCAAAACAATTCCCCAACAATGATCTGTATCGATATGTGTCGAGGCCAAACAGCAACACCTATGCGAAATGGATTTTGAATCGAGCTGATGTCACATTTCCGACAATTCCGAAGGCGATCGGGCAATATTATCGATATGTTTTTGGTGACTGGCACAAATCTTAA
- a CDS encoding leucyl aminopeptidase has product MQIKGITQAAADWSGDAIALGFFSSEEVISLPESLGALDSKLSGAIAEILAETEFKGKSGSTSLNRVGGGAEIKKVLLVGLGDEDKWDGKAVRSTGAAIARAVKGDQNIKTLAISVPPLDDAAATAQMITEGITLGLYADNRYKSGDDIKEPALETVDILGIGDQSEAIATGSILCEGTIYARELVNSPANVINPVTLAASVKELADEYGLELTVLGQDECEAQNMGSYLGVAEATDLPPQFIHLIYKPEGTPRKKLAIIGKGLTFDSGGYNIKPSGPSIAMMKMDMGGAAATFGAAKAIAQLKPDVEVHFISAATENMISGSGLRPGDILTASNGKTIEVNNTDAEGRLTLADALVYAEKLEVDAIVDIATLTGACVIALGEEICGLWGDDELADAISSASEKAGEEFWKMPMPPKYFEGMKSPIADMKNTGPRYGGSITAALFLKEFVEDTPWVHLDIAGPAWSDKESDIYSKGGTGFPVRTLVHWVLS; this is encoded by the coding sequence ATGCAAATCAAAGGAATTACCCAAGCTGCTGCGGATTGGTCGGGGGATGCGATCGCCCTGGGCTTTTTCAGTAGTGAAGAAGTGATTAGTCTTCCCGAATCCTTGGGAGCACTGGATAGTAAACTATCTGGTGCGATCGCCGAAATTTTGGCGGAGACTGAGTTTAAGGGTAAATCCGGCAGCACTTCTCTTAATCGCGTTGGGGGTGGTGCCGAAATTAAGAAGGTATTACTCGTTGGTCTCGGCGATGAGGACAAGTGGGATGGCAAAGCCGTTCGCTCTACAGGGGCGGCGATCGCCCGAGCGGTGAAAGGCGACCAGAATATCAAAACTTTGGCGATTAGCGTTCCTCCGTTAGATGATGCGGCGGCAACCGCACAGATGATCACAGAGGGGATTACCCTTGGTCTCTACGCTGACAATCGTTATAAGTCTGGCGATGATATCAAAGAGCCTGCCCTCGAAACAGTTGATATTCTCGGAATTGGTGACCAGAGTGAGGCGATCGCCACAGGTTCTATTCTGTGCGAAGGCACTATCTATGCCCGTGAGTTGGTGAACTCCCCCGCCAATGTGATTAATCCCGTCACCCTTGCGGCATCAGTCAAAGAACTTGCTGATGAATATGGTCTTGAGTTGACAGTACTTGGGCAGGACGAATGCGAAGCGCAGAATATGGGGTCTTACCTCGGTGTCGCGGAAGCAACGGATCTTCCTCCACAATTTATTCACCTCATCTATAAGCCCGAAGGTACGCCCCGCAAAAAATTGGCGATCATTGGTAAGGGTTTAACCTTCGATTCTGGTGGTTATAACATCAAGCCTTCTGGCCCCAGCATTGCCATGATGAAAATGGATATGGGTGGTGCGGCCGCCACTTTTGGAGCTGCCAAGGCGATCGCCCAACTGAAGCCGGACGTTGAAGTTCACTTTATTAGTGCCGCCACCGAAAACATGATTAGCGGTAGTGGTTTGCGTCCCGGCGATATTCTCACTGCCTCTAACGGCAAAACCATTGAGGTGAATAATACCGATGCTGAAGGTCGCTTAACATTGGCCGATGCATTGGTTTATGCCGAAAAGCTCGAAGTTGATGCGATCGTTGATATTGCCACTTTGACTGGCGCTTGTGTAATTGCCCTCGGTGAAGAGATTTGTGGTCTTTGGGGTGATGATGAATTGGCTGATGCTATCAGCTCTGCGTCTGAGAAAGCAGGCGAAGAATTCTGGAAAATGCCAATGCCTCCCAAGTATTTCGAAGGCATGAAATCTCCCATCGCCGATATGAAAAATACTGGCCCTCGTTATGGTGGCTCGATTACGGCGGCGCTTTTCCTAAAGGAATTTGTTGAAGATACGCCTTGGGTTCACCTCGATATTGCAGGCCCGGCATGGTCTGATAAAGAGTCTGATATCTACAGCAAAGGTGGTACTGGCTTCCCTGTGCGTACCCTTGTTCACTGGGTCTTGAGCTAA
- a CDS encoding IS630 family transposase: MQQARYDFWQKMQATLAKNLIFIDESGVNLAMTRLRARSEKGKRAYSPKSSKRGKNVSLIGALGFKGMVANYHLLGSTDGLTFEAFISQKLIPNLWAGACVVMDNCSIHLGESVRTMIEAVGAKLIYLPPYSPDFSPIENCWSKLKSTLKSIGARTYLALDKAIEVAFSKITLDDIRCWFTHCCYCTSLD, encoded by the coding sequence GTGCAACAAGCCAGATATGATTTTTGGCAGAAAATGCAAGCGACTCTAGCGAAAAACTTGATTTTTATCGATGAATCGGGCGTGAACTTAGCCATGACAAGACTGAGGGCACGTTCTGAGAAAGGGAAACGAGCTTATAGTCCGAAATCCAGTAAACGAGGCAAGAATGTTTCTTTGATTGGAGCATTAGGCTTCAAGGGAATGGTCGCTAATTATCATCTGCTGGGGAGTACGGATGGATTAACCTTTGAAGCATTCATCAGCCAGAAGTTAATACCAAACTTATGGGCGGGAGCATGTGTGGTGATGGATAACTGTTCGATTCATTTAGGAGAGTCAGTACGCACAATGATTGAGGCCGTGGGAGCTAAGTTGATTTACCTTCCTCCCTATTCTCCAGATTTTTCACCCATTGAAAATTGCTGGTCAAAGTTGAAAAGTACCTTGAAAAGTATCGGGGCAAGAACTTATCTAGCTCTAGACAAGGCAATTGAGGTAGCTTTTTCCAAGATTACCCTTGATGATATTCGATGCTGGTTTACACATTGCTGCTATTGCACCTCACTCGACTAG
- a CDS encoding transposase: MTGEEESSILPKAYSLDLRQKIVDAYERGGVSQSSLARQFGVAKSFVQKLLDQKRLTGSIAPKKRSQQTPPKLNEEHQTILRQLLTKKNDTTLAELCDEMEKRTGLRVANSTMHRTLRRMGYSLKKNILSRP; encoded by the coding sequence TTGACTGGTGAGGAAGAAAGTAGCATCTTGCCGAAAGCCTACTCATTAGACTTAAGACAGAAAATAGTGGATGCCTACGAAAGGGGTGGTGTGAGTCAAAGTAGTCTTGCCCGACAATTTGGAGTGGCGAAAAGTTTTGTACAAAAGCTCCTCGACCAAAAACGACTGACAGGGTCGATTGCTCCGAAAAAACGAAGCCAACAAACACCTCCCAAATTAAACGAAGAGCATCAAACAATATTGCGCCAGTTGCTCACCAAGAAAAACGATACGACGCTAGCGGAACTATGTGATGAGATGGAGAAACGCACTGGTCTCCGTGTGGCCAATAGCACCATGCATCGCACCTTAAGAAGAATGGGATATAGCCTCAAAAAAAACATTCTATCCAGACCTTAG
- the mnmH gene encoding tRNA 2-selenouridine(34) synthase MnmH, which translates to MAPPIYKSETPWENGFREYDEIIDVRSPGEFAEDHIPGAINFPVLDNEERAKVGTIYKQVSPFEARKIGAALVSRNIANHLEQYFLQKPKAYHPLIYCWRGGQRSNSFAHILNQIGWQTTLIVGGYKTYRAHVRRSLEELPEKYQFKILCGYTGSAKTYLLQHMREAGLQVLDLEAIANHRGSLLGQVWQDQPTPQPSQKGFESKLLQALQEFDPAKPIWLESESNAIGNVHIPAMFWQAMRRSPCYEVELPTAERVQWLMAEYPHLIKHPDELKRLLNYLIPNLGKQKVHSWFELIDAEQWPEFVAAILTEHYDPAYRRSLPSHYSEPQQTFSLPNLQPDNINSFIEQLSNIAI; encoded by the coding sequence ATGGCTCCCCCAATCTATAAATCTGAAACTCCTTGGGAGAATGGCTTTCGGGAATACGATGAAATCATCGATGTGCGATCGCCGGGGGAGTTTGCAGAGGATCATATTCCAGGGGCGATCAATTTTCCGGTTTTAGATAACGAGGAGCGAGCAAAGGTTGGCACAATTTATAAACAGGTGTCTCCGTTTGAAGCGCGAAAAATTGGAGCGGCGTTAGTTTCTCGCAATATTGCCAATCATCTAGAGCAATATTTTCTCCAAAAACCGAAGGCTTATCATCCTCTGATCTACTGTTGGCGAGGCGGACAACGTTCCAATAGTTTTGCCCATATCCTTAACCAAATCGGCTGGCAAACAACCTTAATCGTCGGCGGTTACAAAACCTACCGTGCTCATGTGCGGCGATCGCTGGAAGAATTACCAGAAAAATATCAGTTTAAAATTCTGTGCGGCTACACCGGCAGCGCTAAAACCTATCTCTTGCAACATATGAGAGAAGCAGGGTTACAGGTTTTAGATTTGGAGGCGATCGCCAACCATCGTGGTTCTTTGCTTGGTCAAGTTTGGCAAGATCAACCCACTCCTCAGCCTTCTCAAAAAGGATTTGAATCAAAATTATTACAAGCGCTCCAAGAATTTGACCCAGCAAAACCCATCTGGCTCGAATCGGAAAGTAACGCTATCGGCAATGTTCATATTCCGGCAATGTTTTGGCAAGCAATGCGGCGATCGCCCTGCTATGAAGTTGAGTTGCCGACCGCAGAACGAGTGCAATGGCTAATGGCAGAATATCCTCATCTGATCAAACATCCAGACGAATTAAAACGACTGCTAAACTATCTCATTCCAAATCTCGGCAAACAGAAAGTCCATAGTTGGTTTGAGCTAATCGACGCAGAACAGTGGCCAGAATTTGTCGCCGCTATTCTCACTGAACATTACGACCCAGCCTACCGGCGATCGCTCCCCTCCCACTATTCCGAGCCTCAGCAAACCTTTTCGCTGCCTAATCTTCAGCCTGACAATATCAATTCCTTCATCGAGCAACTCAGCAACATTGCCATTTAA
- a CDS encoding DUF3750 domain-containing protein, producing the protein MTTVELRAAKIPMIGWIAVHCWFVVQEGKTETRWEIWQNRSVREPSWGHLHKNLMAPNRGVGNGESWAIATWTDETALTLATILKSSPEQYPHNYLYRYVPGPNSNTYVKWILDQADVTFPTIPKAIGQYYCNCISV; encoded by the coding sequence ATGACCACCGTTGAACTCCGCGCTGCAAAAATTCCAATGATTGGCTGGATTGCTGTGCATTGTTGGTTTGTTGTGCAAGAAGGCAAAACTGAAACCCGTTGGGAAATTTGGCAAAATCGATCGGTTCGAGAGCCAAGTTGGGGACATCTCCACAAAAATCTCATGGCTCCAAATCGTGGTGTTGGTAATGGGGAAAGTTGGGCGATCGCCACCTGGACAGACGAAACCGCTTTAACCCTTGCAACCATTCTCAAATCCAGTCCAGAACAATATCCCCACAATTATCTTTATCGTTATGTGCCGGGGCCAAACAGCAACACCTATGTGAAATGGATTTTGGATCAAGCTGATGTCACATTCCCGACAATTCCGAAGGCGATCGGGCAATATTATTGCAACTGTATTTCCGTTTAA
- a CDS encoding ferredoxin family protein, which translates to MPHSIVTDVCEGVSDCVEACPVACIHDGPGKNAKGTDWYWIDFDVCIDCGICLQVCPVKGAIIPEENSEKQRTP; encoded by the coding sequence TTGCCCCACTCTATTGTTACCGATGTCTGTGAAGGCGTATCAGATTGCGTAGAAGCTTGCCCCGTCGCCTGCATTCACGATGGCCCCGGCAAAAATGCAAAAGGGACAGATTGGTACTGGATTGACTTTGATGTTTGCATTGACTGCGGCATTTGTCTGCAAGTTTGCCCAGTTAAAGGCGCAATTATTCCCGAAGAAAACAGCGAAAAACAGCGCACTCCTTAA